TGCATTAGTGGTTGCAAACTAATgtttaaacgataaaaaaaaattctgtggaACCAATAGGATCTAACAGAGTTGTCTATAGAATCTGTAGAAATAGTATTTAAGctctagaaagactgaaatttagtatatacctatatggcccaaaagcagtcaaaatgacttaattgcaaaagaataaataatgtgcaaaaaaatttgtttaaaattaatttttaatattttttatattatttacagttatataacaagttattagcaaatattaccaataaaaaaattatatgttctacaaaattctaagaactCGCGTTGCATACATTGTTTTTCCCGTcattacttattgtttttctaattgaaattaaaagcagtcaaaaggcaatctagtgttaaagagatattaaaaataccaaatgagtTTGATTGCCTTGTTATAAGAGTGGCGATaattagaaaaactttaaagttttgacAACCATTTCAGTTTATAACAGattttaacgtttttaattcataaattttttagtcaaatttcggtaggttttttttctttgctcaaaaattattttacttaagggCACTTCTTTTTACTAGGATACTGTAGATAATATAATTAGGGTTTGAATGACGGAATGACCTGcatacactaccggtcaaaagtttgcgaaaattttgaaatctgcaAAGAAAAggtctaaattcaaatgttcgcagaactgcgaaaaatcattcaaattgcatgaaaatttgatatgttctaaTTAACCCTCTACAGTTAGttacatatgatcaaattgcTCGAACTGAATCTAGATTTTTATCATAGGTTATTTTTATGGTGAAAAACTTTGTTAAGTTTGAACACTTGCCaaattcgcaaattttttttgtactttctgttaatggaaaatagttatttgaactGCTTTATGCAAGCCCTCAAAATTTCAGatcgatttgattttttttgacgaagttacagaattttgaaaaatatgtgtacttttctcgatttttgagcATTCCACATATGCAGTCTTTTGATCTATACATCTTCTaccaaagaactttttaattttaatgttttctatattttcaaataattaatatttattataaaacaaatactcttattcattattgtaattattattgtttatatttattgtttatatttattgcttacCTGTATTAGTTTtgttgtgatatttttactttatattaaattaaattaaaaagttataacaataattacataaataattctaaaaaaataataattgtttaatgctcttttatttcctctaagaaattaagtgcATNNNNNNNNNNNNNNNNNNNNNNNNNNNNNNNNNNNNNNNNNNNNNNNNNNNNNNNNNNNNNNNNNNNNNNNNNNNNNNNNNNNNNNNNNNNNNNNNNNNNNNNNNNNNNNNNNNNNNNNNNNNNNNNNNNNNNNNNNNNNNNNNNNNNNNNNNNNNNNNNNNNNNNNNNNNNNNNNNNNNNNNNNNNNNNNNNNNNNNNNNNNNNNNNNNNNNNNNNNNNNNNNNNNNNNNNNNNNNNNNNNNNNNNNNNNNNNNNNNNNNNNNNNNNNNNNNNNNNNNNNNNNNNNNNNNNNNNNNNNNNNNNNNNNNNNNNNNNNNNNNNNNNNNNNNNNNNNNNNNNNNNNNNNNNNNNNNNNNNNNNNNNNNNNNNNNNNNNNNNNNNNNNNNNNNNNNNNNNNNNNNNNNNNNNNNNNNNNNNNNNNNNNNNNNNNNNNNNNNNNNNNNNNNNNNNNNNNNNNNNNNNNNNNNNNNNNNNNNNNNNNNNNNNNNNNNNNNNNNNNNNNNNNNNNNNNNNNNNNNNNNNNNNNNNNNNNNNNNNNNNNNNNNNNNNNNNNNNNNNNNNNNNNNNNNNNNNNNNNNNNNNNNNNNNNNNNNNNNNNNNNNNNNNNNNNNNNNNNNNNNNNNNNNNNNNNNNNNNNNNNNNNNNNNNNNNNNNNNNNNNNNNNNNNNNNNNNNNNNNNNNNNNNNNNNNNNNNNNNNNNNNNNNNNNNNNNNNNNNNNNNNNNNNNNNNNNNNNNNNNNNNNNNNNNNNNNNNNNNNNNNNNNNNNNNNNNNNNNNNNNNNNNNNNNNNNNNNNNNNNNNNNNNNNNNNGCATATGTGGAATgctcaaaaatcgagaaaagtacacatatttttcaaaattctgtaacttcgtcaaaaaaaatcaaatcgatCTGAAATTTTGAGGGCTTGCATAAAGCagttcaaataactattttccattaacagaaagtacaaaaaaaattttgcgaatttggcaagtgttcaaacttaacaaagtttttcaccataaaaacaaCCTATGATAAAAATCTAGATTCAGTTCgagaaaaacaaagtattgcaatttgatcatatgCAACAAACTGTAGAGGGTTCACTttagaacatatcaaattttcatgcaatttgaatgatttttcgcagttctgtgaacatttgaatttagaccttttctttgtagatttcaaaattttcgcaaacttttgaccggtagtgtatatTTTCAAAGTGCTCAACACAATAAGACAcataaacgtactttctctaaataaactgGATTTAGAGAATGGATCctttggatttctgacctctAAAATATGGggttagaaatccgaatccgttggaAAACGCTTGAGTCCATCAAGTTTAGCTCCTAGAGCGTGAAGATCAGatcatttaaacaaaagttattcagtgtggtcCACACAGTGTGGTTCAGTTGGCACACTGTACATTTGAGAAGTTGCTTGTCAGCTATTTTGTTCTCGTTACTGCAAATCAAAGTTTAAAGCAATAGCAATGTTTTAatgcttaatatattttcagatcCTACTTTTGTGTGCTTCACTTATTTTACTGAGCCATGGCGCACCTGAAGGTCAACAAGGAAGTGAATCTGAAGGCAAAGGGGGTGCTCAAGGCGGTGGTGAAGGTGGAGCAAATGCTGGAGGTGGTGCTTCAGCTGGATTGGGATTCAGCATGGGAGGTGGAATGGGTGCGGGTGCAGATGCAGGAATGAGTGGAGGCGCTGAAGGTAGTGGTGGTGCTGGAGCTGGTGGTGGACAGTAATCAATTTTCGCCATGGATATGGCAGATTGTGTTTTACgcttaaatttgtaaattcatttatatttagagtttttaagttctatttattttgaacctgcaaaatgtcaataaaatgtttttgcatttaaaaaagtgtatattttatacagatttaatttgttaactcaagtatgttaaaattgttttaactttaatagaaatacgtatataatttatca
The nucleotide sequence above comes from Parasteatoda tepidariorum isolate YZ-2023 chromosome 6, CAS_Ptep_4.0, whole genome shotgun sequence. Encoded proteins:
- the LOC107451120 gene encoding uncharacterized protein yields the protein MKTFILLLCASLILLSHGAPEGQQGSESEGKGGAQGGGEGGANAGGGASAGLGFSMGGGMGAGADAGMSGGAEGSGGAGAGGGQ